Proteins found in one Pseudopipra pipra isolate bDixPip1 chromosome 19, bDixPip1.hap1, whole genome shotgun sequence genomic segment:
- the ENGASE gene encoding cytosolic endo-beta-N-acetylglucosaminidase isoform X2, protein MGFRIRTRMGMGTGIGIGTGMGTGARARGAPEGAGRGAGPARHSPPSRGSIQPAAETLGTTVLHDTINDRPQPLPARYFDTKTTEPISFFLSGLEELLAWQPNSNDDFNISAVPLAKRQPPLHSRRPRTLVCHDMRGGYLEDRFIQGSATRNPYVFYHWRYIDIFVYFSHHTVTIPPVVWTNAAHRNGVPVLGTFITEWTDGEKMCEAFLAGGEEAFGAVAEQLARIAQHYRFDGWLVNIENTLSAAAVGNLPPFLRDLTARVHSAVPGGLVIWYDSVLQDGTLRWQNELNKDNRVFFDACDGLFTNYNWKEKQLEHTLRLAGPRHADVYVGVDVFARGDVIGGGFDTDKSLRLIRQHSLSAAIFAPGWVYEHLGEENFLQNEDRFWGLLAEYLPTHSICTLPLATSFSLGMGTSRFLDGKDEESGPWYDLSMQEIQPLYPEHQGRLSTSCCLQDAWCGGSSLRLQGTIPPGEERMAVRLFSLQMPAPPKLFLTLLYKLEGPQSDDFVVALEVTTWDSGTCLEGNPTSLPEPNGRYHPRFLPAPPPGLAKLLAACHRGSHGWTSRCYELELQDCSLRDLSVIVSRQQPSPQETSFTCLLGEVRVLDTASMAAAPPQVLSVTASQLWWQEGPEPEELSLSLTLRWSFPPGRARCFRVLSQGARCRRGQTAPQLLGLAQGCLFRAVGLPVPRPTPGQSCRLELLVEPVLRDELPVDPDRWGRLVLVYSSPGSGTSSDGH, encoded by the exons ATGGGGTTCAGGATCAGGACCAGAATGGGGATGGGGACTGGGATAGGGATCGGGACCGGGATGGGGACCGGTGCCCGGGCTCGCGGGGCCCCGGAGGGCGCTGGCCGCGGTGCTGGTCCGGCCCGGCACTCACCCCCGTCCCGGGGCAGCATCCAGCCGGCGGCGGAGACCCTGGGAACCACCGTCCTGCACGACACCATCAATGACCGCCCGCAGCCCCTGCCAG CGAGGTACTTCGACACAAAGACGACAGAGCCCATCAGCTTCTTCTTGTCCGgcctggaagagctgctggcCTGGCAGCCCAACAGCAACGACGACTTCAACATCTCGGCCGTGCCGCTGGCCAAGCGCCAGCCCCCGCTCCACAGCAGGAGGCCCCGGACGCTGGTGTGCCATGACATGCGTGGCGGGTACCTGGAGGACAG gTTCATCCAGGGCTCAGCCACACGCAACCCCTACGTCTTCTACCATTGGCGCTACATCGACATCTTTGTCTACTTCAGTCACCACACTGTCACCATCCCGCCCGTGGTCTGGACCAACGCGGCGCACCGGAACGGCGTCCCCGTGCTGG GCACGTTCATCACGGAGTGGACGGACGGGGAGAAGATGTGTGAGGCGTTCCTGGCTGGCGGGGAGGAGGCGTTCGGTGCCGTGGCCGAGCAGCTGGCCCGCATCGCCCAGCACTACCGCTTCGATGGCTGGCTGGTCAACATCGAGAACACGCTGAGT gcagcagcagtggggaacTTGCCCCCCTTCCTGCGGGACCTGACAGCACGGGTGCACAGCGCTGTGCCAGGGGGGCTGGTGATCTGGTATGACAGCGTCCTGCAGGATGGCACGCTGAGGTGGCAGAATGAGCTGAATAAGGACAATAG GGTGTTCTTCGATGCCTGTGATGGGCTGTTCACCAACTACAACtggaaggagaagcagctggagcACACACTCAGGCTGGCCGGGCCACGCCACGCTGACGTTTATGTTGGTGTCGATGTCTTTGCCCGTGGGGACGTAATCGGTGGTGGCTTCGACACTGACAAG TCCCTGCGCCTGATCCGccagcacagcctctctgcagcCATCTTCGCTCCCGGCTGGGTCTATGAGCACCTGGGGGAGGAAAACTTCCTGCAGAACGAGGATAG GTTCTGGGGCTTGCTGGCTGAGTACTTGCCCACACACAGCATCTGCACACTGCCCCTCGCCACCTCCTTCAGCCTGGGCATGGGCACCAGCAGGTTCCTGGATGGAAAG gacgAAGAGTCTGGGCCCTGGTATGACCTGAGCATGCAGGAGATCCAGCCCCTGTACCCAGAACACCAGGGCAGGCTGAgcaccagctgctgcctgcaggacgCCTGGTGTGGGGGCAGCTCCCTGAGGCTGCAGGGGACCATTCCCCCCGGCGAGGAGCGCATGGCCGTCCG CCTCTTCTCTTTGCAGATGCCGGCACCCCCCAAGCTCTTCTTGACCCTGCTCTACAAGCTGGAGGGGCCGCAGTCTGATGACTTTGTGGTGGCGCTGGAGGTCACCACCTGGGACTCAGGGACCTGCCTTGAGGGCAACCCCACCTCCCTGCCTG AGCCCAATGGTCGGTATCACCCCCGGTTCCTCCCGGCTCCACCGCCTGGACTTGCCAAGCTGCTTGCTGCCTGCCACCGTGGCTCCCATGGCTGGACCAGCCG GTGCTATGAACTGGAGCTGCAGGACTGCAGCCTGCGAGACCTCTCTGTGATTGTGTCCCGCCAGCAGCCCAGCCCGCAGGAGACATCCTTCACCTGCCTCCTCGGGGAGGTCCGG GTGCTGGACACGGCCAGCATGGCAGCTGCCCCGCCACAGGTGCTCAGTGTGACAGCCTCGCAGCTTTGGTGGCAGGAGGGCCCTGAGCCCGAGGAGCTCTCACTCAGCCTCACCCTGCGCTGGTCCTTCCCGCCTGGCCGTGCCAGATGCTTCCGTGTCCTCAGCCAGGGTGCCCGGTGCCGCCGAGGCCAGACGGCACcgcagctgctggggctggcacagggctgcctGTTCCGTGCCGTGGGGCTGCCGGTGCCGCGGCCGACGCCCGGGCAGTCCTGccggctggagctgctggtggaaCCGGTGCTGCGGGATGAGCTGCCCGTGGACCCCGACCGCTGGGGCCGCCTCGTGCTGGTCTATTCCTCACCAGGCAGTGGCACCAGCTCAGATGGGCATTAA
- the ENGASE gene encoding cytosolic endo-beta-N-acetylglucosaminidase isoform X1, with amino-acid sequence MYPIPGHTSYPSIHVPLRETRPHPRTHAPVPGPAVHPRTRPAPWLAGGAGGDAGLARAELRGRAPGKAGPGGGGAAVSAAAAAAAAPWRRRRRGPGGVGRGREPTPGQRSRRRRSGPGGGGGARYFDTKTTEPISFFLSGLEELLAWQPNSNDDFNISAVPLAKRQPPLHSRRPRTLVCHDMRGGYLEDRFIQGSATRNPYVFYHWRYIDIFVYFSHHTVTIPPVVWTNAAHRNGVPVLGTFITEWTDGEKMCEAFLAGGEEAFGAVAEQLARIAQHYRFDGWLVNIENTLSAAAVGNLPPFLRDLTARVHSAVPGGLVIWYDSVLQDGTLRWQNELNKDNRVFFDACDGLFTNYNWKEKQLEHTLRLAGPRHADVYVGVDVFARGDVIGGGFDTDKSLRLIRQHSLSAAIFAPGWVYEHLGEENFLQNEDRFWGLLAEYLPTHSICTLPLATSFSLGMGTSRFLDGKDEESGPWYDLSMQEIQPLYPEHQGRLSTSCCLQDAWCGGSSLRLQGTIPPGEERMAVRLFSLQMPAPPKLFLTLLYKLEGPQSDDFVVALEVTTWDSGTCLEGNPTSLPEPNGRYHPRFLPAPPPGLAKLLAACHRGSHGWTSRCYELELQDCSLRDLSVIVSRQQPSPQETSFTCLLGEVRVLDTASMAAAPPQVLSVTASQLWWQEGPEPEELSLSLTLRWSFPPGRARCFRVLSQGARCRRGQTAPQLLGLAQGCLFRAVGLPVPRPTPGQSCRLELLVEPVLRDELPVDPDRWGRLVLVYSSPGSGTSSDGH; translated from the exons ATGTATCCCATCCCAGGACACACGTCCTATCCCAGCATACATGTCCCATTGCGGGAGACACGTCCCCATCCCAGGACTCACGCCCCTGTTCCAGGACCCGCGGTGCATCCCAGGACACGTCCCGCCCCGTGGCTcgcgggcggtgccgggggcGATGCGGGGCTGGCGAGGGCGGAGCTCCGGGGCCGCGCCCCCGGGAAAGCCGGGCCCGGTGGCGGCGGCGCCGCGGTCAGTgcggcagcggcagcggcagcagcgcCATGGCGGAGGCGCCGGAGGGGCCCGGGCGGCGTGGGAAGAGGACGGGAACCGACTCCGGGGCAGAGGAGCCGGCGGAGGCGGagcgggccgggcggcggcggcggag CGAGGTACTTCGACACAAAGACGACAGAGCCCATCAGCTTCTTCTTGTCCGgcctggaagagctgctggcCTGGCAGCCCAACAGCAACGACGACTTCAACATCTCGGCCGTGCCGCTGGCCAAGCGCCAGCCCCCGCTCCACAGCAGGAGGCCCCGGACGCTGGTGTGCCATGACATGCGTGGCGGGTACCTGGAGGACAG gTTCATCCAGGGCTCAGCCACACGCAACCCCTACGTCTTCTACCATTGGCGCTACATCGACATCTTTGTCTACTTCAGTCACCACACTGTCACCATCCCGCCCGTGGTCTGGACCAACGCGGCGCACCGGAACGGCGTCCCCGTGCTGG GCACGTTCATCACGGAGTGGACGGACGGGGAGAAGATGTGTGAGGCGTTCCTGGCTGGCGGGGAGGAGGCGTTCGGTGCCGTGGCCGAGCAGCTGGCCCGCATCGCCCAGCACTACCGCTTCGATGGCTGGCTGGTCAACATCGAGAACACGCTGAGT gcagcagcagtggggaacTTGCCCCCCTTCCTGCGGGACCTGACAGCACGGGTGCACAGCGCTGTGCCAGGGGGGCTGGTGATCTGGTATGACAGCGTCCTGCAGGATGGCACGCTGAGGTGGCAGAATGAGCTGAATAAGGACAATAG GGTGTTCTTCGATGCCTGTGATGGGCTGTTCACCAACTACAACtggaaggagaagcagctggagcACACACTCAGGCTGGCCGGGCCACGCCACGCTGACGTTTATGTTGGTGTCGATGTCTTTGCCCGTGGGGACGTAATCGGTGGTGGCTTCGACACTGACAAG TCCCTGCGCCTGATCCGccagcacagcctctctgcagcCATCTTCGCTCCCGGCTGGGTCTATGAGCACCTGGGGGAGGAAAACTTCCTGCAGAACGAGGATAG GTTCTGGGGCTTGCTGGCTGAGTACTTGCCCACACACAGCATCTGCACACTGCCCCTCGCCACCTCCTTCAGCCTGGGCATGGGCACCAGCAGGTTCCTGGATGGAAAG gacgAAGAGTCTGGGCCCTGGTATGACCTGAGCATGCAGGAGATCCAGCCCCTGTACCCAGAACACCAGGGCAGGCTGAgcaccagctgctgcctgcaggacgCCTGGTGTGGGGGCAGCTCCCTGAGGCTGCAGGGGACCATTCCCCCCGGCGAGGAGCGCATGGCCGTCCG CCTCTTCTCTTTGCAGATGCCGGCACCCCCCAAGCTCTTCTTGACCCTGCTCTACAAGCTGGAGGGGCCGCAGTCTGATGACTTTGTGGTGGCGCTGGAGGTCACCACCTGGGACTCAGGGACCTGCCTTGAGGGCAACCCCACCTCCCTGCCTG AGCCCAATGGTCGGTATCACCCCCGGTTCCTCCCGGCTCCACCGCCTGGACTTGCCAAGCTGCTTGCTGCCTGCCACCGTGGCTCCCATGGCTGGACCAGCCG GTGCTATGAACTGGAGCTGCAGGACTGCAGCCTGCGAGACCTCTCTGTGATTGTGTCCCGCCAGCAGCCCAGCCCGCAGGAGACATCCTTCACCTGCCTCCTCGGGGAGGTCCGG GTGCTGGACACGGCCAGCATGGCAGCTGCCCCGCCACAGGTGCTCAGTGTGACAGCCTCGCAGCTTTGGTGGCAGGAGGGCCCTGAGCCCGAGGAGCTCTCACTCAGCCTCACCCTGCGCTGGTCCTTCCCGCCTGGCCGTGCCAGATGCTTCCGTGTCCTCAGCCAGGGTGCCCGGTGCCGCCGAGGCCAGACGGCACcgcagctgctggggctggcacagggctgcctGTTCCGTGCCGTGGGGCTGCCGGTGCCGCGGCCGACGCCCGGGCAGTCCTGccggctggagctgctggtggaaCCGGTGCTGCGGGATGAGCTGCCCGTGGACCCCGACCGCTGGGGCCGCCTCGTGCTGGTCTATTCCTCACCAGGCAGTGGCACCAGCTCAGATGGGCATTAA